Proteins encoded in a region of the Diospyros lotus cultivar Yz01 chromosome 9, ASM1463336v1, whole genome shotgun sequence genome:
- the LOC127809697 gene encoding uncharacterized protein At4g06744-like, with protein MIGMGKLSSFALAPLVLYFFIFSSSFFQQANGNASNSRETFEIIIGGGGSPSASPPEQPECPPPESPPPPECPPPESPPPPPPPPPPPPPPPPHPPPPPPPPPPPPPPPPSPSPSPPPPPPPPPPPPPPPPPPPPPPPPPPPPPPPPPPPSPSSLPIELKRAIRTIQRFKKTVTDDPMGITKTWRGNRICRDSSVYKGFTCAKIPGDKKLRVAAVQFNGAHLNGKPLNLAGFIDDLKDLTIYHANSNNFTGDIRPKIAQQPYLFELDLSNNKLKGAFPASVLLATNLTFLDLRFNYLIGSVPPQVFSMDLDVLFLNNNQFSGQIPGNLGSTPVLYLNLANNRFTGPIPRSIGQAAKSLTEVVLLNNGLSGCLPYEIGLLKEATLFDASKNKLSGPIPHSFGCLKKMQVLNLGSNQLYGSVPEGLCKLKNLYNLTLNNNFFTQVGPECRKLIRRKVLNVSMNCILDLPSQKTPAQCAHFFSKHRSCPDPKSMSYVPCHIDHSAGQETSEEDPPPVPSPSPAYAALQPHP; from the coding sequence atgATAGGAATGGGGAAGCTCTCTTCGTTTGCATTGGCACCACTAGtcctttattttttcatcttctcttcATCCTTCTTCCAGCAAGCAAATGGGAACGCTTCAAACAGCAGAGAAACATTTGAAATCATCATAGGCGGTGGCGGCTCCCCCTCTGCCTCCCCTCCTGAACAGCCAGAATGCCCCCCTCCAGAGTCACCCCCACCGCCAGAATGCCCCCCTCCAGAGTCACCTCCgccacctccacctccacctccacctccaccaccacctcctcctcatccgccgccgccgccgccgccgccgccgccaccgccaccgccacctcCATCACCGTCGccgtcgccgccgccgccacctcctcctccgccgccgccaccaccacctcctcctccgccgccgccaccaccacctcctcctccgccgccgccaccaccaccacctcctccctctccctcctctctcccaattgaactcaAAAGGGCCATCCGAACTATCCAGAGATTCAAGAAAACAGTAACGGACGATCCCATGGGCATCACGAAAACGTGGAGAGGCAACAGAATTTGCCGGGACAGCTCAGTTTACAAGGGCTTCACCTGTGCGAAAATCCCCGGAGACAAGAAGTTAAGGGTGGCCGCTGTCCAGTTCAACGGCGCCCACTTAAATGGCAAACCACTGAACCTCGCTGGCTTCATTGACGATCTCAAAGACCTGACCATCTACCATGCGAACTCCAACAACTTCACTGGAGACATACGCCCCAAAATTGCTCAGCAACCCTATTTATTCGAGCTAGACTTGAGCAACAACAAGCTGAAAGGGGCATTCCCAGCCTCTGTTCTTCTTGCCACCAACCTCACCTTCCTGGACCTCCGGTTCAATTATCTCATCGGCTCAGTGCCGCCTCAGGTCTTCAGCATGGACCTCGATGTCCTTTTCCTCAACAACAACCAATTCAGCGGCCAAATACCTGGAAACCTAGGCAGCACCCCAGTGCTTTACCTCAACTTGGCAAACAACAGATTTACTGGTCCAATCCCCAGAAGCATAGGCCAAGCTGCAAAGTCGCTGACTGAGGTGGTGCTCTTGAACAATGGGTTGTCGGGTTGTCTTCCATATGAAATTGGATTGCTGAAGGAAGCAACTCTCTTTGATGCCAGCAAGAACAAGCTGTCAGGTCCCATCCCACATTCTTTCGGATGCCTGAAGAAGATGCAAGTGCTGAACTTGGGCTCAAACCAGCTCTATGGGTCAGTACCGGAAGGATTGTGCAAGCTGAAGAATCTGTATAACCTTACCCTGAACAACAACTTCTTCACACAGGTTGGGCCAGAATGCCGCAAGTTGATCCGGAGGAAAGTGCTTAATGTAAGCATGAATTGCATTTTGGACCTTCCGTCCCAGAAAACCCCGGCTCAGTGTGCCCACTTCTTCTCGAAGCACAGGTCCTGCCCAGATCCAAAGTCAATGAGTTATGTACCTTGTCATATTGATCATTCTGCTGGGCAGGAAACATCTGAAGAAGATCCACCTCCTGTGCCTTCTCCATCTCCTGCTTATGCTGCTCTGCAACCACATCCCTGA